One stretch of Centroberyx gerrardi isolate f3 chromosome 13, fCenGer3.hap1.cur.20231027, whole genome shotgun sequence DNA includes these proteins:
- the ccl20a.3 gene encoding C-C motif chemokine 20a.3 has product MVQIRATEMALMLLAIGLLVAHTTAARHECCRSYSKGRIPFRAIKGYSVQTDTEMCHISAIIFHTRKGKACTNPALDWVMEYVNLLRNKAQMVHNKTSKA; this is encoded by the exons ATGGTCCAAATCAGAGCTACAGAGATGGCACTCATGCTGCTGGCCATTGGTCTGTTGGTCGCACACACAACTGCAG CACGTCATGAATGCTGTCGAAGTTACAGTAAGGGCAGAATACCATTTCGTGCCATCAAGGGCTACTCAGTCCAGACTGATACAGAGATGTGTCACATCAGTGCCATCAT tttccacacaagaaaaggaaaagcatGCACAAATCCTGCTTTGGACTGGGTGATGGAGTATGTCAATCTTTTAAG GAATAAAGCACAAATGGTTCACAACAAGACCTCCAAGGCCTAA
- the capn10 gene encoding calpain-10 has product MKEEERSECGGEPLFEDPDFPSDDSSLFSDSSTPIARLQGDITWQRPQEICQSPALFSDNINLGHAKQGLLGDCWFLCACTILLKNKHLMNKVLPPDQPQWGDCKYRGSFQLRLWQHGHWTEVTIDDRLPCINSTLCFSRCHAPTAFWVPLLEKAYAKLHGSYERLWAGQVSEALVDLTGGLAECWSLGDGGAEEEQGTEQDSDRVRRRRLDLNLLDPVKDGCALSCSTHSSPGGASELGQYHALTVMEWLDVSTVSGGQVRLLRIRNPWGRCCWGGAWIGSGAGWSSVDPACAMDLQGRTAGGEFWLDETEFLSQFDDVTVGYPINEEGHLKSIYTGNLLTHSHQLVGRWVKGHSAGGCRNSSNYSSNPKFWLKVCERGEVLVSLLQHRKRRHTEQYAQTTLGDSKNTKHQHYQAIALHMWKVEKKRFNLGRTLNKPPCASTHCHAYEREVILHGQLEPGYYLLIPSTFLPGAEARFLIRGFSSSAMSLSALKTPGPSLPLVTDGEWESSYFQGMWVVGMNAGGSRNFLSHWQNPWFPFTVCDDPAGTSEANVRITLHQSRPDTDLHPIGFHIYKVPEGVSELTLPRDEDPVASCVPHCYTQDVSLACCLPPGAYAIVPSTYQPDCPGSFTLNLARKIHRRVVKSQERLGRAIQEVSHISVMRS; this is encoded by the exons atgaaagaagaggagaggagtgagtgTGGAGGTGAGCCTCTGTTTGAGGACCCAGACTTCCCCTCTGATGATTCGTCCCTGTTCTCCGACAGCTCCACTCCCATCGCCAGGCTGCAGGGAGACATCACCTGGCAACGCCCACAG GAGATCTGCCAGTCGCCAGCTCTTTTCTCTGACAACATCAACCTGGGCCATGCAAAGCAGGGCTTATTGGGAGACTGCTGGTTTCTCTGTGCCTGCACCATCTTGCTCAAGAACAAACATCTAATGAACAAG GTGTTGCCCCCTGACCAGCCCCAGTGGGGTGACTGCAAGTACAGGGGCTCCTTCCAGCTTCGCCTCTGGCAGCACGGACACTGGACAGAGGTGACCATTGACGACCGCCTGCCCTGCATCAACTCCACTCTCTGCTTCTCCCGCTGCCACGCCCCCACTGCCTTCTGGGTACCTCTGCTGGAGAAGGCCTACGCCAA GCTCCATGGCTCGTATGAGCGACTGTGGGCAGGACAGGTATCTGAGGCCCTGGTGGACTTGACCGGGGGCCTGGCTGAGTGCTGGAGCCTGGGAGACggaggggcagaggaggagcagggaacagaacaggacagtgACCGGGTCAGGAGGAGAAGGCTGGACCTGAACCTGCTGGACCCAGTGAAAGATGGCTGTGCGCTCAGCTGCTCCACTCACAGCAGCCCTGGAG GTGCCAGTGAGCTGGGTCAGTACCACGCTCTGACTGTGATGGAGTGGCTGGATGTGAGCACAGTGTCGGGGGGTCAGGTCCGACTGCTGAGGATCAGAAACCCCTGGGGAAGATGCTGCTGGGGAGGCGCCTGGATAGGGag tgggGCAGGTTGGAGTTCTGTCGACCCTGCCTGTGCTATGGACCTACAGGGCCGGACGGCAGGGGGCGAGTTCTGGTTGGATGAGACCGAATTCCTGTCCCAGTTTGATGATGTCACCGTGGGCTACCCCATCAATGAAGAGGGACACCTAAAGAGCATCTATACTG GAAATCTGCTGACACACAGCCATCAGCTGGTTGGCCGGTGGGTGAAAGGGCACTCTGCTGGCGGTTGCCGTAACAGCAGTAACTATAGCAGCAACCCCAAGTTCTGGCtcaaagtgtgtgagagaggagaggtgctgGTATCCCTGCTGCAGCATAGGaaacgcagacacacagagcaataCGCACAAACAACACTTGGGGACAGCAAGAACACAAAGCACCAGCACTACCAGGCTATCGCTCTACACATGTGGAAG GTGGAGAAGAAGCGTTTCAACCTGGGCCGGACGTTGAACAAGCCTCCCTGTGCTTCCACTCACTGCCACGCCTATGAGAGAGAGGTGATTCTCCATGGGCAGCTGGAGCCTGGATACTACCTGCTGATCCCCAGCACCTTCTTACCAGGAGCCGAGGCCCGCTTTCTCATCAGGGGCTTTTCCTCCTCTGCCATGTCCCTCAG TGCCCTGAAAACCCCAGGACCGTCACTGCCATTGGTAACAGATGGAGAGTGGGAGAGCAGTTACTTCCAGGGCATGTGGGTGGTGGGAATGAACGCTGGAGGAAGCAGGAACTTCCTCTCTCACTGGCAGAACCCCTGGTTCCCTTTTACTGTGTGTGATGACCCAGCAGGGACATCAGAAGCTAATGTCAGGATTACCCTGCACCAGAGCCGGCCTGACACTGACCTCCACCCTATTGGCTTCCACATCTATAAG GTCCCAGAAGGAGTATCTGAGCTGACTTTACCCCGGGATGAGGATCCTGTGGCCAGCTGTGTCCCTCACTGCTACACCCAGGATGTAAGCCTGGCCTGCTGTCTTCCTCCTGGAGCTTATGCCATAGTGCCCTCCACATATCAGCCTGACTGCCCAGGCAGCTTCACCCTCAACCTGGCTCGCAAAATACACAG gagGGTGGTGAAAAGTCAAGAGAGGCTGGGGAGAGCCATTCAAGAG GTCTCTCACATCTCTGTGATGCGTAGCTAG
- the ticam1 gene encoding TIR domain-containing adapter molecule 1, translated as MDEKEPERQGTGLRDVFRILANLPQERLLSLLFQLGGTPAEDIIHALCLIFLQRGAEALNKLQALKDNYLANHLAEKWHISGGKLEDFGVKCGHVQEFTVETLAELARIFKVLSEQRLCDPPLRDLAYQRALSSDNHKTGDHKPLEYTCIDQLREEAKVVCGPKFAEWMCFSKELRSGSYRDPRRGLDTGNTALKPSLSQDRSESTHSPPSSLHVSSSIASYPTHLEISIPPTDTFEGDKITPETSDHPLPCSASALPLVKYEVKNAAAPSNSSKEPPLESNAERVSKTDTRSFATSAAERSKSDGHIAPNQPPNQTTVPTTEPKVAAPTAANMFPPQTNVPAEMHKGKGAEEEEEATFYSFVILHAPEDEDMAESMKEKLESIVVGEGATFSEEFAIPGKSTLKCVEDAINNSAYIILLLTRNFNTRLLEVETDSALISSINNIEKRDTVIPLLPQENRMPRDNMPIVLQTLVPLQENKAFDKRIKKALLPAKIEYQRSVWAEKQRVKEQVRRQQRLKLMNKRQEQFNREHRKAELLEQERRLMELKLSMSPHPVGDDGRVWCPPQSNIHIENAQYIMIGNDSQMTVDLGGADKDTFVYSQEK; from the coding sequence atggatgaaaaggAGCCTGAAAGACAGGGGACTGGATTGAGAGATGTCTTTAGGATTTTAGCGAATTTACCACAGGAGCGACTGTTAAGCCTGCTATTCCAGCTGGGCGGGACCCCTGCAGAGGATATCATACACGCCTTGTGTCTCATCTTTCTCCAGAGAGGGGCAGAGGCCCTGAACAAACTCCAGGCGCTGAAGGACAACTACCTTGCTAACCATCTGGCTGAAAAATGGCACATAAGTGGGGGCAAGCTGGAGGACTTTGGAGTTAAGTGTGGTCATGTGCAAGAGTTTACAGTAGAAACATTGGCAGAATTGGCCAGAATTTTCAAAGTACTGTCCGAGCAGAGGCTGTGTGATCCACCTCTGAGAGATTTGGCATATCAGAGAGCCCTTTCCAGTGACAACCATAAAACAGGGGATCATAAGCCTCTAGAATACACATGTATAGATCAGCTGAGAGAAGAGGCTAAAGTCGTGTGTGGGCCAAAATTTGCAGAGTGGATGTGTTTCTCCAAGGAACTTCGATCGGGGTCTTACCGTGATCCTCGCAGGGGCCTGGACACAGGGAACACAGCTTTAAAACCGTCTCTGTCTCAGGATCGATCAGAGAGCACTCACAGTCCGCCTAGCTCATTACATGTTAGCTCCTCCATAGCCTCATATCCCACCCATCTAGAAATAAGTATACCCCCAACGGACACATTTGAAGGGGACAAAATTACTCCAGAAACATCAGATCACCCCCTTCCATGCAGTGCCAGTGCCCTGCCCCTTgttaaatatgaagtgaaaaatgCTGCTGCTCCATCTAACTCATCTAAGGAACCTCCGCTGGAATCCAATGCAGAGAGAGTCTCAAAGACAGACACTCGTAGCTTTGCAACATCAGCAGCAGAGCGCAGTAAGTCGGATGGTCATATCGCACCAAATCAGCCTCCGAACCAAACCACAGTACCAACCACTGAACCAAAAGTGGCAGCACCTACTGCAGCAAACATGTTTCCACCTCAGACAAATGTTCCAGCAGAGATGCATAAAGGGAAAggtgcagaagaagaggaagaggcgaCATTTTACTCATTTGTTATCCTGCATGCACCAGAGGATGAAGATATGGCTGAGAGCATGAAGGAAAAACTGGAGTCTATTGTTGTAGGTGAAGGGGCGACTTTCTCTGAGGAATTTGCCATCCCTGGCAAGAGCACTCTAAAGTGTGTGGAGGACGCTATCAACAACTCGGCCTATATCATCCTGCTGCTCACCCGCAACTTCAACACTCGCCTGCTGGAGGTGGAGACAGACTCGGCCCTCATCAGCTCCATAAATAACATAGAAAAGCGCGACACTGTCATCCCCCTGCTGCCACAGGAGAACCGCATGCCCAGAGATAACATGCCCATAGTTCTGCAGACACTAGTTCCACTGCAAGAGAACAAGGCCTTcgacaaaagaataaaaaaggcGTTATTGCCAGCAAAAATTGAATATCAGAGGAGCGTGTGGGCTGAGAAGCAGAGAGTGAAAGAGCAGGTAAGGAGACAGCAAAGACTAAAACTTATGAACAAGCGTCAGGAGCAGTTCAACCGTGAGCATAGGAAAGCAGAATTGCTAGAGCAGGAGAGACGTTTAATGGAACTAAAACTTAGTATGTCACCACACCCGGTCGGTGATGATGGCAGGGTTTGGTGTCCACCACAATCAAACATCCATATTGAAAATGCTCAGTACATCATGATTGGTAATGACTCTCAAATGACTGTGGACTTGGGTGGAGCTGACAAAGACACTTTTGTTTACAGCCAGGAGAAATAA
- the ccl20a.4 gene encoding monocyte chemotactic protein 1B — MPRLAVCLSTLLVLVALVALGESSPKRFCCTQYTENPIQKRMLIHYRIQEDTGVCNIKAVVFRTMKGKLVCADPDRKWVQDGIEHIKTKGQQ, encoded by the exons ATGCCAAGACTCGCTGTGTGTCTCTCCACTCTGCTGGTGCTGGTGGCACTGGTAGCCCTGGGTGAAAGCA GTCCTAAGAGGTTTTGCTGCACACAGTACACTGAAAATCCAATCCAAAAGAGGATGCTGATACACTACAGGATCCAAGAGGACACGGGTGTCTGCAACATCAAGGCAGTAGT TTTCAGGACTATGAAAGGCAAACTTGTCTGTGCCGATCCTGACAGAAAGTGGGTCCAGGATGGCATCGAGCACATAAA GACCAAAGGCCAACAGTGA